In Bacteroidota bacterium, the sequence TCGATGTCCCTGCTGAGAATCAGCGCGCCGTTCAGCCATGCTTTGATCCCGTCGTCGCTCCCGAAAAATCCGCTGATCGTCGTGTCGCGGTCCGATGTGATCGTCCGGACCAGATACGTAGAGGCATTGCCCGTAGCGGGGAGGTTGATGACAACGCCGTCCTGCCAATAGGGCCTAGCCTCCCATTTTTTATCACCGTAGGCCGCTGAAATATCGGTATTGTCTTCGGGGGGAAACTTTTCACCGAACGATTTTCCCGATCCGCTCAGCCACGGTCCGATGGCATACCACGTCCCCATGACGGGTTTGAATTTCACGGTATTGACTCTCTGTTCCTCGGCAAGCTCTTGCCTCGATCCGATGAGGGTTTCGAGCCAGGTCCCTTTTTTAATATAGTATTTGGGAGCCTGTGCCATGCCAATTGAAATGGTGAAGACAGAGAGAAAGAAAATTACGGCCGGTTTTTTCATAGGTCACCGCTCAATGTTTATGAACGAAAGATGTGCGCCTTCAACGTGATCGCTATGAAGGTAGTAAAAAGTATGTCGGGGGGCAACGGGGGATGAATGTGCGGAGCTAAAGCGCGGTGAAAAGACCTCGAAGGGGCATGGCTAACGATGCCGGATCAGCGTGGATTCATCTTCCCGCTTCAGCAGGTTGACGAATGACATTAGAAATTATCTCAAGCTGAATTTTGGCTGACCATTCTTCCGGACGGATGGCTTGTAAAAGGCGCCCCCTTTTAGGGGAGTTGTTGCCCAACGGGATCCCGTTGGGACAGGGTGCCCTTCGTCCCATGGCGTGAAAGAGCCGCGTCACTCGCGCTGGATGTCCTTCGTCTCATGGCGCGATAAAGCTGCGCCACTCGCTGAGGATGCCCTTCGTCTCGTGGCGCGATAAAGCTGCGCCACTCGCTCAGGATGAATAGATTGGTTAAGTCGTAATAACAGCATGTTCACCCTGTCCCAAAAGGACCCTTTCCTGAAGGATGAAGTGACATGTTTTTGAGATAGCTTCTACTCTGAGGCCCTGAAATGACCGATGGGATCAGGATACGGCCGAGACAAGGCTTCGTAAGCGAAGCCACAAAATCTTTTCTTTATCATCCAGGACGGGAATTGCAGAAAGTCTTTCCAGATAAATTCTTCTGTCGTTCGGATTGACGTATGTCAGGACCACAATGCGTTTCTTTTCCAGAGACTTTAATTTCTTCTCCAATTGCGAGGCATCCCAATCCGGCAGTTTCTCCAGCAGCAAAGTCTGCTGTGCTGAAATCGAAGAAGGAAGTTCAAGACGTCGAGCCATGGTGACCAGAATATTCTTTCCCGCGGGGTCGATTTTTTACCCCCCATTTTTTATCTGATACTTACATTTCAGGTCTCCCGCTGAAAAATTCACAAAAAAAGCCGCCGGACACCATCGGGGTGCCTCGGCGGCTTATTGCGAACCGCACATTATTCCGGAGTTACTTCGCCGGCAGCGGCGCCACAACTTTCTTCACATCCTTCGTCCATTCCTCGCCATCCCAGTACCGGATCGCGTGCTTGATCTTTTCCAGATACGCAGAATTAAGAACGATCGACGTCTTCCCTTCTTTTTTCAGCCTTGCAATTTCACGAACGGTCTGGTCTTCATTCTTCACCTCGACTGCGTTCAGGCGTTTATCAAAGATAAATTCGAAATTGGGAAATGTGAGCCCGTGATCGGGCGAGGATGCATTGGTCGAGAACCGCAGGACGTTTTCCGAAGTTGATAGAAGCTTCTCCATGATCGGGTAACTCTGAAAGGCATGACATATCTCATTCAGGTCCAGGCGGATGTAATACAATTCCGCATTGGACTCGGGAAATCCAAATCCTCTCGTCGATGAGCATTCAGTTGTCCCGGATATTTTTGAAGGGTCGAGCACCACGATGACGGGAAAATGATCTACTTCGGCTGATCCGGCGTCGTTGCTCCCGATCAGAACCACTTCGTCCTTACCGTCATTGTTCAAATCGACAGCATATCCCCCTCTGAAATCACCGAAGTGCCAGTATTCTCCGACCACATTTCCCGATGGATCATATCTTGTTACGACACACGGCGATCGCCCGTTATTCGAAATGATAAGAATGCTCTTCTCCTTCCCCGTTCCGGCAATGATCGGTGAAAATGGATTGAATTGCGCCTCGTATTTGGTTCCGCGGAATTGAACCTGTCGTGCCCCGTAGCCGACCTTGGCAAGAACCGACATCGTACCGTCGATAATTCTTAAGGAATTCACATTCACATCATCCGCCAGTCGGACGGTTGTCACGACCAGGTTCTTTCCGTTTCCATTCAAATCGGAGACAATCGTACTTCTCATATTGCATTTCTCGTCCCCCTCTTTCGCCCCGGCGAGAAAATCCGAAGGCATCTCCCATAGTCTCTCATTTTCATTGTTGTAAACTTCCATCATTCCGGCGCTGGTGTCATAATGCACGTACGATGGGTTTTTATCCTTAAAGAGGCCCGTCGCCGAGTACAGAACCGCAAGCGTTAACGCGCCGATCAGTGAAAACGCTGCAAATCCTGAGACAACAGGATGCAGGCGGGCGACACCCCGAACCTGCTGCCACCAGGTGAGAAGCATCGCCGGTCTCTTCACGGGAAGCGGGCCGATCGAATTCCAGATGTCGACGTTCTGATCCTGGCGGACGAGCGAGCGCTGCGGAGCCGCCGGTTCCCGGATGGGATGCCTCAGCTCGTGCTCAACATCGGCATAAAATGACCGCATCTGCTGTTCAAGCTCTCTGCATCCGGCGCAGCGGCGAAGGTGCCTTTCGATGACAAGCCTCTCTTTGGCCTTGCCGTCGCCGAGCACGTACCGTTCAATCGTATATTCGCTGGGGTGTTTCATCTATACGTAATATAATTTCATCCTGCGCCGCATTCTGAAAAAGAGGCGCCCGCTATTTTTCCTTCTTCAATTCCTCGACCGCCTTCTTCCTGCACAGCCGCGCAAGGTATTCAACAGTGCTCCGGTGATGCTTCCGGTAGTCCGAAGGAGTGAGGCCGGGGATCGCCCTCCGCAGCGATTCGAACAACGCCGTATCCCGTCCGTCCGTCCCCATGATGAACTCCGAAACGTGGCTTTCAATCGCCCGGAAATATGCGTCGAACACATCCCGCTCAATTTTTTTTGTTATCAGATATTTCCGGCTTGTTCCCCGCTTTATCCCTTCACATACCGCCTGCACGGTCCGCCGCGCATCTTCTGCCAGAAGCGTTCCGTCGATCGATGGCTCGGCGCCGGACTGCGTTTCCATTCCCCGCGAGTATAATGCGCGGAAGGCGAGCGCGACCGAGACCAGCGGAACGCTCCGCCGGTACCGGTTCTGACCTCTCAAAAACAGCGCAAGCTTTGCGAGCATACCGGGAATATTTTCCGTGCCTGAAATGACCGGCCCAAGTTCTCTGATCAGGCTTTCTGCGTCGATCGTTGGGCAATGGTCGAGAGGGTCGCATTGAACCGGAGTGAGTTCGGCATCGTGGAACCGCTCCGTCTCCTGAAAGTTTCGCACGACCTGGATCGCGATCTTGATGTTGCGGAGGATCTTGCCGAGGGACGGATCATTCTCCTGATAGATCCTGAACAATCCCTGGTGAGTTTTCGATTGGACGATCCGCCGTACATGAGCAAGCAGCTCTGCATCGCTCAGCTGGGTCGGCGGCAAACTCTTAAAATATGTCTGGAATTGTACCAGGTTCCCCGCGTCGTCTTTGCGGAAAAGGTCGGCGATGCAGTCGTAGGCGGCATCCGAGCGGCGCAAGCCGAGATATTCCTGTTTGGTGCTCCCGTCGACGAGGGCGTGTTTCAACGACGCCGAGGCGATCGCGTGGCAAAGAGCGACGACGGCATTCAGCTGCGCCTCAGAATACGAGTTGTGGAGAAGCGCAAAAAGATTTTTCCGAAGATTTTTGAGAACCAGAGGCTGGTCACCCATCCCCGAAACACCCCTTCTGAAGCGATTGGACTCTGAAGTGAGAAAACAATTACGGTGTCTGCCGCATGGGGAAGAGTTTACTGAATCTTTTGAAGGGAATCAAGAGCAGGAACAAACTGGCGGTGCTAAAGTTCGTCATTCCCTCGAGAGTCCCCCGACGGGATCCCCTTCTGAGCGTTCGCTCCGCTCACTTGGTCCCCAAAGGGGTCCCTTAGGAGACAGGGGGAACATGCTTTTTTACGGCTCATACAATCTGCTCATCCTCCGTCGAACGCTGCTTACTTAAACAGCATCAGGTCAACGGCATCCCCCATCATCTTGTGCCCCACTTCATTCGGATGAAGGTGGTCTCCTGTGTCGCCTGAAGGGAGAAGATGCGACGGGTCTGCAGGATCGTGCAGTGCCGCGTCGAAGTCTATGACCGCATCGAAACATCCCCCCTTCCGGATCCAATCGTTCACTTTTTTCCAAGCCGCTCGATGGCCGGGGGAATCATAGAACGAACCGCCGAACGGAAGCAAGGTCGCACCGTAAACACGGATGCCCATTGCGTGCGCACGGTCGATCATTCTCTTATACTCTGCGATGAGGCCGTCGGCGACTGAGGCCGATCCTTCTTCGCCCCGCGCCTGTCCGATGTCGTTGATTCCCTCGAGGATGATAAGCCACCGGACACCGTGCTGCGAGATCACGTCCCTTTCAAACCGGCTCCCCGCCGCCGGGCCCAGACAATTCCGAAGCACGCAGTTCCCACCGATTCCCATGTTGAGAACGGCAACACGCCGCATCCCTGGACTCGCCTGAAGGCGAAGCGCCAGCTCATCCGGCCAACGGTCCTGTTTGTTCGTACCGGAGCCGCGCCCGTCGGTGATGGAGTTGCCGAGCACGACGACGGCGGCGGCAGAATCCGGCGCAACGACATCGATGGCGTTGATGATGTACCAATGATCCGTCCCGACCGCGCCGGGGAGATCCGCCGAAGATGCCCCATTTCCGGGAAGGATATACGATGTGGTCCGTGAGCCCGGATGGCCCGTCACGTCCGGCGAGGTCGAATCAAAGAAAATTGTGATCGCTACATTCATCCGCGGCTTCAGGTCGAAATCGATCGGGTCCGAGGTCATCGCACTCTGCGGCGCGAGAACGGCTTCCGGTCTTCCCCCGAACGACAGCTCCCGGTCGGTCGTCGTATCGATGACGCTCCCGCCGAGCGATGCGGCGACGCGTACCGTTTTCATCGTCACCGGGCTTCCGCTGAATTCGTTCGAAAATCGGAAGCGCAGCCGATTTCCGCCGATCGAAACGCAGACGATCTGTCGGAGCGTACTGTTGTTCAATCCGGGCTTCGGCGGCATGTTGCCCGGCTCGACCAGCTGCGGCGCCGTCCCCCATGTGCCGACCCACACTTCGCCGGAATCGGGTTTATCCCCCGCGATCCCCTTACAGCTGACCCCGATCAAAAGGAACAGAACGAAGGCGAGGGAGGACGGAATGAGGGAATGGGGGAATAATGGAATGACGGAAAGATGAAATGGTGGAAAAGACTTGGTTGCGGGAGTGTTGTTCATGTTTGGCGGCCAAAGATTGTTCCACATCTTGTTTTTTTCCCGTGAGATCAACTGCATTATCCAAATACGATCAGCTGAAATCGAAGGGAGCCGAGAATACTTCTATCGATAACCTTAAACCAACGAAGCGCGTTCGATCGGGTAAATGTTGTCGTTGCGCAACTGATGCTATTTCATGAGCAAAAGCTTCTTCGTCTCGCTGTATGTCCCAGCTTGTCCCGAAGGGGCGGCTTTGGCCACAAGCCGATAAAAGTAAACCCCGCTTGCCATATTTGCCGCGTTCCATTGCTGAGTGTAGCTTCCGGCCTGGAGTTCTCCGGAGACGATCGTCGACACTTCCCTTCCCAGGATATCAAAGATCTTCAACGATACGATCGAACGGGAAGGAAGGGTGAATGAAATTGTTGTCGTCGGATTGAACGGATTAGGATAATTTTGTGAAAGGGAGAACTGCACGGGCATTTGAACGTCATGCGATCTTACAGAAGCCATCTCGGACAGCGGCCGCCGCCAGACTCCGCTTCCTACCGTTCCGGCAAAGAGATTCGGTCCGCTGACGGCAAGAGAATAGACGACGGTGCTGGACAAGCCCGAATCGACCTGAGACCAGCTGGTTCCGTTGTTCGTAGTAACGAAGACCCCGCCGGCCGTTCCTGCATAGACGTCCGAGCCATTGGCGGCAAGAGAATAGACGATCGGTAAGGTTAGGCCCGAGTCGATGGGTGTCCAAACGGTTCCGGTGTCGTTAGTGACAGAGACGCCGTCATCGGTCCCCGCAAAGAGGTTCATTCCACTCACGGCAAAAGTGTGAACACTCACGTTGGTGAGGCCCGAGTCGACCGGGGTCCAGCTGGTTCCGTTGTTCGTGGAAAGAAAGACACCCCCCGCAGTCCCAGCAAAGAGATTTGTTCCGTTGACAGCGAGAGAAAAGACGTCCGTATTGGTGAGGCCTGAATCGACCGGAGCCCATCGTGTGCCGTTGTTCGTGGAAAGAAAAACGCCGGCGCCATAGAACGTCCCGGCAAAAAGATCCGTTCCGTTGACGGCAAAAGAGAGGACAAAGGCGTTCGTAAGGCCCGAGTCGGCCGGAGTCCAGCTGGTTCCATTATCCGTAGAGCGATAAATGCCGGCTCCGGAAAGAGTACCGGCAAGAAGATCTGTTCCGTTGACGGCAAGAGAGAGGACGAATGCCTTCGTGAGGTTTGCGCCGACGGGGGCCCAGTTTGATCCGCCGTTGGTGGTAAGAAACACTTCGCCGTATTCGGTCACGGCAAAAAGATCTGCACCGCTCACGGCAAAACAGCTGATAACATCGCTGTCAGGATCGGAGAGACTCGTTTGTATCCATTGGGCCTGCAATGGAAGCATATATGCTTGCATTGTTGCCAGCCACAAGAACAAAAAGAAAATGCGCTTCATAGCTTTTTATCTCCCGCCCCATAAACACAAGAACCTCTTTCATTCTGCGCAGCGGAAGTCCAGAGGTGTCTTGATACTCTCAGCCCAACCGTCTCATCACTCCCCAATGAGCCCGGCTGTTCGCGTTCTATTCAGGGTTAAAGTACTCCATTTTCAGATGGAATGTCAAGGCAATAAAGAAGCCCCAGATGGTGAATGTCTGTGGCGAGATGTTGCAGAGAAACGGTGATATGAATTACGCTTATCTCCCATTTTAGTTTATTGAAATGGTAGTAGACTTATTGTAAATTGTTTTACAAGATTTACATTTAATTGACGTTACGCATTCTGAGGAAATCATGAAAGAGGTGCCACCAAACAAAAGACACACCTCTAAATCCCCTCTGTGTGTGAGCATGCGGCTAGGGTTGGAGGCGTCAAAAAGGATTTGTGCGTAATGTAAATTCTTATTTTGAATAAGGTTAAAGTTGATGGATTTGTTGATCTCTACGATGATCTAAAAATGAAACATGGAGGAGAAAATTGAAAACCCTTTTCGTGTTTATTCAATGCGCAAAGAGACATTGGGTAAAATTGAGCTTCATAGTTCTGGGTATTAGTTCTACGCTTTGGTTTCTCATACGTGTCATACCCAAACCCTCGCGTGCGGCCTACCCTTGCATGCAAGCGGCATATCCAATAATGTCGGGTTTTGTAATTTGGATCCTGACTTTAGCCGGATCGGCGTTTGCTTTCAGAAAAGCAAAACGTAGTTTCTTCGAGGCCAAATACATTGGTGCGGCTCTCTTTGCGGTACTTGGGATCGTTGCCGTTAATTTTCATACGCCGGAATCGGATGCAAAACCAAGCGCTAACAAATTGGAAATCTGGTACAAGCCGAACGTGCCTCTTGGTATCGCCAAGGGCATGCACCCAGGCCGGGTTGCCTGGGGCCATAATCCAAAAATTGCATCGTGGGACGGAACAACAGGTTTTTGGTGGGACGATCAGTTTAACAATCAGGCGGAAACCGATAAACTGCTAACGCAAACACTCTGCGGTTTGACCGGAATTCAAAACGAAAAGGATTCGTGGAGCGCCTTGTTTCGTTTCTTCAACAAATCAAAACATAATATTGACGCCGGCTATAAACCGGGCGAAAGGGTAACGATCAAAATAAACCTGAACAACACCTATTCACGCAAAAGCAACAATGAGATCAATGCAAACCCGCAGTTGGTTCTCTCTCTCTTAAAAAGTCTGGTGAATGAAGCCGGAATTCCCCAAGAAGACATTACCGTGACCGACCCCAGCAGATTTATTACGAATAATATCTACGACAAATGCCACACGGCTTATCCGAACGTGCACTACACCGATCATAACGGAGGCGATGGCCGTGAAAAGGCGACGTTCGTGGACCACGCCATTCCCTATTCCGTCGATAACGGAAAGGTGGCAACCGGACTGGCCGCGTGTGTCGTCAACGCTGATTATATCATCAATATGGCGATCATGAAGGGACATGTCACTCAGGGCGTAAGTCTTTGTGCAAAGAATTTCTTTGGCTGCACGAGCATCGAAGACGACTGGCATAAGAACGCGCACTCCAGCGGTTTTAGCCAGAACCGCGAAGGTGTGCATACTTATTCTGTTTATCCCGATTATTTGGGACACAAAGATCTGGGCGGGAAAACGATGTTATTTTTAATTGACGGCATTTACAGCAATAAATTTGTCGACGGTGTCCCCGGCTACAAATGGGCGCTTGCTCCTTTTAACAACAACTGGCCATGCAGTTTATTTGCTTCGCAGGATGGCGTGGCAATTGATGCTGTCGTGCTGGACTTCGCGCTTGCGGAATGGCCTGACGCGCCCGATATGATGTACAGCGATTACTCTGTCAATGAAAGCGCCCTTGCCGACAATCCGCCGTCTGGTACGTTTTATGATCCAGAGAGAACAGGCACAAGATTGACCAGTCTCGGCACTTCGGAACATTGGAACAATGCTGCCGAGAAAAAATACAGCCGCAATCTTAGCGAAGAGGGGAAAGGTATCGAACTGGTTTATTCTTTGGTTAAGAGTAAATAAGGTTGGTATTGAAAAACCAAAATCTTGACGATTAATTCGGGACCTCTGAAAAATCGTCTTTTGCCAATCCGCCAAGACGCAAGGAATCTATTTTTAAATCGTTTTGCGTCTTTGTGTGAGCCCTGCTTTTGGAAATATTCAGAAGTCTCAATTTATAAATAACACCGTAATGATAAAACATCTCTTGTTGGTTATCGGTGCGGCTCTGCTGGCAAGTTCCGCCTTTTCGCAAAATCAGGTTCTGGAAAACAACCAGGCACAGGAGGCTGGACATCAACTGCGACAAGGAATGAATGTGCTTGTTTTTACAAAGACAACGGGTTTTTATCATGATTCCAAATCGAATGCGATAAAGGCATTTTATGAGATGGCACATGAAAAAAATTGGCGGATCACCTTTACCGAGGATTCCACCATGTTTTCGGAGAAGGAACTAAGCAAATACAACGTTGTCGTATTTTTATTAACGACCGGCAACGACCTTCTGGATGACGAAGAGAAACTCGCTCTTCAAAATTATGTTGAAGGCGGCGGTGGATTTGTGGGCGTTCATTCAGCTACTGATACAGAATACAAATGGGCATGGTACGGGAAATTATTGGGAGCTCATTTTCTTGGTCATCCACCGGTGCATGAGGGAACACTCACCATTGAGGACAGAAATCACCCTGCGACCCTGTGTTTCAGCGCTGATACCGTGAGATGGAAGGACGAGTTCTATAGTTTTGACCGGAATCCAAGGGACAATGCGAGTGTGAAGGTGTTGGCCTCAATTGATGAGAAATCTTATAACATCGATGAAAACTTGTGGTTTAAGAATGTCAATATCGTCATGGGCGATCATCCGTTGATTTGGTGCCAAAAGATCGGACGCGGACGAAGCTTTTATACGGCTCTCGGTCACAGTGCGGAATTGTACGATAATGAAATTTTCAGAAAACATTTAACCGGTGCCGTACTCTGGGCTGCGGGGAGAGCTGAAGAGGAGTAATTTTTTTAGCGAACTCAGATCTTGCGGATTTAATATTTACTTCCATTATTCGAAAACTCCACAATGAACAATACATCGTCAATGAAAAATATTTCATCCTTTATTTATGGAACGACGCGATTGGGCGATGAACACATCCCCTTCAAAGAACGAGTGACGGTAGCGTGTGCAGCGATAAATGCGGGGGTTTGGTTTCATACAAGCCGCCAGTATGGGAATGCGCTGGAACTGCTGTCGGCTGCTTTTGATAAAGACAGGACAAAAATTCCGACGGTGATTGCGAAAATAGGCGGAGACAATATTGAAGCGCTTACGGCAGATATTAAAAGGAACCTTGAACCTCTCGGTTTGAAGAGTTTAGATGTGGGTCAATTGTGCATCGGCGGTGAATTAGCGCAGGATTTTGCAGCTGGTGGTACCTCTGTGAAAAAGCTGGAAAGAATTCGTGAATCAGGGCTTGTCAAAAGCTACGTCCTGGAAGTGTTTCCATGGACTTCGCAAACAGCGTTGAAAGCTTTGCAAGGCGGATCTGCCGAAGGAATTGTCGACGCCTTCATCTTGTATCTGAACCCATTGCAGCGTTTTGCAAGCAATGAATTATGGGACGTGCTGATTGAACGAGACCAGTCTATCATCGCCTTGCGAACCGTTGCCGGCGGGCCGGTGCACAGATTACGCGATGTTCCAGGCGCCGCCTGGAAGGAATATCTTCAGAAACGGGCTGTTCAGGTAGCTCCCATCTTTGAACGTTCCGGCATCACAAGCTGGACAGAATTTTGCCTTCGTTTTGCTCGTAGTATTCCCAACGTACTCGCCACCGTTGGAGCGGCGGCCAAATTGAGCAACCTCAATGAATTTCTGGCCGCAAAGGAATCGAAGCAGTTCTTATCACAGGATTTAATGGAAGAGATTTTTAGGCTGCAGCGACGCTGGTCGGATGAGCTCGACATTCATGCCGAGCCGTGGACGATGTAGGACAAGATCGCTGGTGACAAGCATACGAAT encodes:
- a CDS encoding SGNH/GDSL hydrolase family protein, translated to MNNTPATKSFPPFHLSVIPLFPHSLIPSSLAFVLFLLIGVSCKGIAGDKPDSGEVWVGTWGTAPQLVEPGNMPPKPGLNNSTLRQIVCVSIGGNRLRFRFSNEFSGSPVTMKTVRVAASLGGSVIDTTTDRELSFGGRPEAVLAPQSAMTSDPIDFDLKPRMNVAITIFFDSTSPDVTGHPGSRTTSYILPGNGASSADLPGAVGTDHWYIINAIDVVAPDSAAAVVVLGNSITDGRGSGTNKQDRWPDELALRLQASPGMRRVAVLNMGIGGNCVLRNCLGPAAGSRFERDVISQHGVRWLIILEGINDIGQARGEEGSASVADGLIAEYKRMIDRAHAMGIRVYGATLLPFGGSFYDSPGHRAAWKKVNDWIRKGGCFDAVIDFDAALHDPADPSHLLPSGDTGDHLHPNEVGHKMMGDAVDLMLFK
- a CDS encoding aldo/keto reductase, with the translated sequence MNNTSSMKNISSFIYGTTRLGDEHIPFKERVTVACAAINAGVWFHTSRQYGNALELLSAAFDKDRTKIPTVIAKIGGDNIEALTADIKRNLEPLGLKSLDVGQLCIGGELAQDFAAGGTSVKKLERIRESGLVKSYVLEVFPWTSQTALKALQGGSAEGIVDAFILYLNPLQRFASNELWDVLIERDQSIIALRTVAGGPVHRLRDVPGAAWKEYLQKRAVQVAPIFERSGITSWTEFCLRFARSIPNVLATVGAAAKLSNLNEFLAAKESKQFLSQDLMEEIFRLQRRWSDELDIHAEPWTM
- a CDS encoding DUF362 domain-containing protein, yielding MKTLFVFIQCAKRHWVKLSFIVLGISSTLWFLIRVIPKPSRAAYPCMQAAYPIMSGFVIWILTLAGSAFAFRKAKRSFFEAKYIGAALFAVLGIVAVNFHTPESDAKPSANKLEIWYKPNVPLGIAKGMHPGRVAWGHNPKIASWDGTTGFWWDDQFNNQAETDKLLTQTLCGLTGIQNEKDSWSALFRFFNKSKHNIDAGYKPGERVTIKINLNNTYSRKSNNEINANPQLVLSLLKSLVNEAGIPQEDITVTDPSRFITNNIYDKCHTAYPNVHYTDHNGGDGREKATFVDHAIPYSVDNGKVATGLAACVVNADYIINMAIMKGHVTQGVSLCAKNFFGCTSIEDDWHKNAHSSGFSQNREGVHTYSVYPDYLGHKDLGGKTMLFLIDGIYSNKFVDGVPGYKWALAPFNNNWPCSLFASQDGVAIDAVVLDFALAEWPDAPDMMYSDYSVNESALADNPPSGTFYDPERTGTRLTSLGTSEHWNNAAEKKYSRNLSEEGKGIELVYSLVKSK
- a CDS encoding T9SS type A sorting domain-containing protein, whose protein sequence is MKRIFFLFLWLATMQAYMLPLQAQWIQTSLSDPDSDVISCFAVSGADLFAVTEYGEVFLTTNGGSNWAPVGANLTKAFVLSLAVNGTDLLAGTLSGAGIYRSTDNGTSWTPADSGLTNAFVLSFAVNGTDLFAGTFYGAGVFLSTNNGTRWAPVDSGLTNTDVFSLAVNGTNLFAGTAGGVFLSTNNGTSWTPVDSGLTNVSVHTFAVSGMNLFAGTDDGVSVTNDTGTVWTPIDSGLTLPIVYSLAANGSDVYAGTAGGVFVTTNNGTSWSQVDSGLSSTVVYSLAVSGPNLFAGTVGSGVWRRPLSEMASVRSHDVQMPVQFSLSQNYPNPFNPTTTISFTLPSRSIVSLKIFDILGREVSTIVSGELQAGSYTQQWNAANMASGVYFYRLVAKAAPSGQAGTYSETKKLLLMK
- a CDS encoding ThuA domain-containing protein; this translates as MIKHLLLVIGAALLASSAFSQNQVLENNQAQEAGHQLRQGMNVLVFTKTTGFYHDSKSNAIKAFYEMAHEKNWRITFTEDSTMFSEKELSKYNVVVFLLTTGNDLLDDEEKLALQNYVEGGGGFVGVHSATDTEYKWAWYGKLLGAHFLGHPPVHEGTLTIEDRNHPATLCFSADTVRWKDEFYSFDRNPRDNASVKVLASIDEKSYNIDENLWFKNVNIVMGDHPLIWCQKIGRGRSFYTALGHSAELYDNEIFRKHLTGAVLWAAGRAEEE